Proteins found in one Lycium ferocissimum isolate CSIRO_LF1 chromosome 6, AGI_CSIRO_Lferr_CH_V1, whole genome shotgun sequence genomic segment:
- the LOC132060713 gene encoding putative ETHYLENE INSENSITIVE 3-like 4 protein, with product MVDLQEIIEPLSPMSEVEVEENQEFDDEEINYDDLKRRMWKDRMRMQKLKAKKEINNTCSKDSLVFDLDDDEDSQLAKQEQSRRKMMSRAQDSVLKYMVKIMEICKGQGFVYGIVPEKGKPVTGSSDSLREWWKEKVRFEQNAPAAIAAFLPNLVEENVLDPNSCMHLLQDLQDTTLGSLLSALMQHCIPPQRRFPLDKGLAPPWWPTGNELWWGDQGFSQEQGPPPYRKPHDLKKAWKVSALAAIIKHMSTNLDKMKRLVKQSKSLQNKMTAKETATWSKVVNQEEVLLKLTKKALKISTSKEEEENQENKGKEDEYLALVPKGSTLRRKEKRKGIFESNIDMEDVLHQDLNCAQSQLGVGFPYKNSRIESEASCSYREKHTINNQQNIDKGEDQLLNLSINNFPSLIEAQPIPHEEIMAGHGQHDWVNMEIKRSFENYHAQNGTGGVVENFEGLWGGHVLEQLHYDPATYGNMNLNDTPPEEEDVLHHQAPISVWDLAYEDTSD from the coding sequence ATGGTGGACTTGCAAGAAATTATAGAGCCTTTGAGCCCGATGAGCGAAGTCGAAGTTGAAGAGAACCAAGAATTTGATGATGAAGAAATCAACTATGATGATCTCAAACGTCGCATGTGGAAGGACCGCATGCGGATGCAGAAGCTCAAGGCCAAGAAGGAAATTAATAACACTTGTAGCAAAGATTCACTAGTATTCGACCTTGATGACGACGAGGACTCACAATTAGCTAAGCAAGAACAATCTCGCCGCAAAATGATGTCAAGAGCTCAAGATTCTGTCCTTAAATACATGGTAAAAATCATGGAGATTTGTAAAGGTCAAGGGTTCGTTTATGGGATTGTGCCCGAAAAGGGGAAGCCAGTGACCGGTTCATCGGATAGTTTAAGGGAGTGGTGGAAGGAAAAGGTTAGGTTTGAGCAAAACGCACCTGCTGCTATTGCAGCATTTTTGCCTAACTTAGTGGAAGAAAACGTGTTGGATCCAAATTCATGCATGCATCTTTTACAAGACTTGCAAGATACTACTTTAGGCTCACTCCTTTCTGCCCTTATGCAACATTGTATCCCACCACAAAGGAGGTTCCCTTTGGATAAAGGGTTGGCCCCACCATGGTGGCCCACAGGGAATGAACTTTGGTGGGGTGATCAAGGGTTCTCACAAGAACAAGGTCCTCCACCTTATAGGAAGCCTCATGACTTGAAAAAAGCATGGAAGGTGAGTGCTTTGGCTGCCATTATCAAACATATGTCTACTAATTTGGATAAAATGAAGAGGTTGGTGAAACAATCTAAGAGCTTGCAAAACAAGATGACAGCTAAAGAAACAGCTACTTGGTCCAAAGTTGTTAACCAAGAAGAAGTCCTTCTCAAGCTGACCAAAAAAGCTCTCAAGATTTCAACATCAAAAGAGGaggaagaaaatcaagaaaataagggcaaagaAGATGAATATCTTGCTTTGGTACCCAAGGGTTCAACCCTGAGGAGAAAGGAGAAAaggaagggtatttttgagagcaacatagacatggaggatgTATTACATCAAGACTTAAATTGCGCGCAAAGTCAGTTAGGGGTTGGATTTCcatacaagaattcaagaattGAGTCCGAGGCAAGTTGTTCTTACCGCGAAAAGCACACGATAAATAACCAACAAAATATCGATAAGGGGGAGGACCAATTACTTAATTTGTCCATCAACAACTTCCCTAGCTTGATTGAGGCACAACCTATACCACACGAAGAAATAATGGCTGGTCATGGCCAACATGATTGGGTGAACATGGAGATAAAAAGGAGCTTCGAAAACTACCATGCACAAAATGGTACAGGTGGAGTTGTGGAGAATTTCGAAGGACTTTGGGGAGGCCATGTCCTTGAACAACTTCATTATGACCCTGCCACTTATGGAAACATGAACTTGAATGATACACCACCAGAAGAAGAAGATGTTCTACATCATCAAGCTCCAATTTCTGTTTGGGATTTGGCATATGAGGATACATCGGATTAA